The nucleotide window GACGGACGAAACAGGATTTTCAAAATGGAGATTGCTAGGGTCGAATTATCGATTATCGACCGGGAATTAGTGTATAATTTGTTTCGAATTTTTCACTTATGTACATACAGTCATTaactgttaataaattaataaaatgaacgATTTagaaggaaaagaattttaaatgagagtaaaaatcgataaaatatttgcaagaacagaagagaaaagagaaagaaagatgcaagtattatttaaaaataaaaattacatcggtatttaataaataataaattaatatatatatatatatatatatataatgtatatataaatgaaaaaaatattagtcaGATATATGTGGTtttcgaaaagaaagagaaaataatttaaaaattgtatatataattatatatgatattaataattttttaattattattatatagttattatataattttttaattataataatataatataattttaataatataaaataattgacgaTAAATTTCTCGTATTAGTTTCCAAATGTTACACCTATCGTGTTCGACAATCTCACCCCGTATATTTTAGTTCCCCCACGTGTGTTACAATCGAGCACCTGCCACAGCAACCAATGTTTTGTTTTGACTCACACGGAATTACTTACTCATATGTTGTGTTCACATAATAATCCACACTAGAGTTATCAGTGAAAAGTTTTAGACAATTCGGTGCGACGTATAAAAGATCAATCTTAACATGTCTATgtagttatatatacataatacacgtataaaataaaaactgtattatttttcaagatgCTTTAATCCTTCTTTTGGACAGTGCAATGTTGGAAACGCGCTCTGCGGTTTACAAAATGATGAAAGAAAAAGCCCACGATGAGAGACAAGTAAGtacaatatttgttaaaatgatttttttttttttattaatacagttttcttttttcaatcttcTCCAAATAGATAACTAATTGGCCGCCACCTTTTTCGTCAGAGATGACACCATATACCGAAACCGATTTCGGTAATTTAATCAGGCGAACTTGTAAAAACAAGAACTTGACCCTCAGAATCTCTAAAGTGATTGTCATTGGTGACGTTGCTGTCGGAAAAACATCATTAGTAAACCAGTAAATTCGaacttaacaaaaaaattttttaaaataacaaagatttattactatcatttaaaaaaaatgtttatatttggATGATAAAACACATTATAATTGCTTTATACAGTTTTTGTCACAAACTCttcgataataattacaagGCTACAATCGGCGTGGACTTTGAAGTGGAGAGATTTGATATCCTCGGCTTGCCTTTCCATTTGCAAATGTaatgaaatttcaaatattctgaaaatatttacaaatgtttatataaatgtatgtgtacgataataatttgaaataacatttgCAGATGGGATACTGCTGGACAGGAAAGGTTCAAATGTATAGCAGCGTCTTATTATCGTGGCGCTAATggttaatcaatattatttaaaacattttcctttattttattattcgtttatataacttatacatATCTTATTTCACAGTAATTATGGTTGTTTTCGATGTAAGTAACCTGATATCACTGGCGCACTGTCAACAATGGTTAAACGAAGCGAGTCGCAGCAACGTTGGTCCTTACCACATTTTTCTAGTCGGTGCCAAAAAGGATTTATTGGTATGTGtggtaaatgtaaaaaatgataaccGTTTTCTCTAGATTACCATTACCATTTTGGGAAATACCAGTCTCATCAGGTGTACGACATAATTGAAAAACGAGCGGCGGAAACGGCGAGAAGGATGCGGGCAGAATATTGGGCGGTCTCCTCGAGAACGGGCAACGGAGTATCCGAATTATTTACTCGTATCGCTGCACTCACTTTTCAGGCAATGGCATTGCGTGAGATGCAGAGTTTAAAACTCGAACCGATCAACATTGGCTCAACGACAATAAGTAAGTAGAGATATATTTCAATCTCGTAGCTCATATGATTATGTAAAAGAGATTATTCTTGGTATcgcaaagataaattatattatttgttttttttttagcgttAAAAAGGCAATCGAAAGAAGCCGAGACGAAGGCACAGAGAGTGCCAAAATGTCTCAAATGCCCGTCGTAATGgctgaatttaatataaatatattaaatggtaaaaaaaaaacattacagTTTTTCGGCGATttgtctatataattaatgaataaagagacgcatagatattttaaataattgtaataaatttaacaatcttaTTCTTCGCATATATTGCATGCGGAAATTAAATCGCAATTTCGAATCGCAGCTGTTCTCGCATCCGCGTCGCGTTGAATTTCCCGCGCCAACTGCGTGCTTCTGATCACTGCCGTTCGTGGCATCACCGTTCTTACTACCCCCATTACTGCTCTATGTATCGCTCTTTCGTGCTTGTTACGTATCACCCGTCTTAAGGATTTTAGCcaatgaaaaaagagattacaGCTGTGGCAACAGCGGATACATCACTAATCGTGGTCGATCGTGGTCGATCGTTGCGTTTCTTGCGCGACGGTTTTGTCTTCGTCGGTGCTCGCAAAAAATATTCGTCTTGCATCaaattattgtgtaattttaGCCGCTAAATTGTTTATCACGTGATTGCCGCTACAGAAAATTGGAGCAAGACGGATCAACGACGACGAGTTGCTCCGAGCGTTTTATTTGACAGGTAAATTTCGAACTGCATTCCGACAGGTGATAACGTAATAGGGGGGGGGGAAATCTAAGTCACGTGATTGGCAATATTCGCATGCAACGTATGAACTTTGTCAAGTTTttctgagaaaataaaaatatttttacgttgtataaatacatacagtGTACAGTACATCtgttttatatagttttaattcgTAACATCAACTCGAGTGGCATTGGCTGCTGTTCGGTTTAAGGCACAATTccaaatgaaattatttgtttaaatcaatattgataatatacagattaataaaaaaatattaatagcaaCTAGAAAGTGTGGAACTAGCGGAGTAATTAGAGAGAGTGCGATACGCGATTTCCTTTATATCAATGATTATAGTTTACAGTATACGCGCGTGTCTTGTACCTTGTGTCACGTATacgtgtgtaaaaaatattttcaatttttttctctaatgtACTCTGGAAACATCTTTTTGCTTGCGTAAATCTATGATGCAAACAAGAGACTCTTGCGtgtttaatacataaatctcATGAAGAATTCTTGTGAATACTGATGTACTGGATATCATTAATTCGATTGTGCACGTGTCCATTTGATGATGAATGAATTTTACAACGGTCACTCAGTTCAAACTCAAGTATTACGTCTCATTGtcaatataatcatttttcaaatctgttatcttgatataatttatacaaacgAAATCGattgtattgtaaaaaaaaaaaacaatattttaacaataactTGAACCCTTAATAAAATacgtgtttatatttttatacatttattaatatatttaaactgcaaaagagagagagagggagagagagacaacaatagtaaaaatatgttaaaaagttGGAAAGgttaaatctctctctctctctctctctctctttttctctctctccagGACAACTCAGGTTCAATCGGAGACATTTTCCGGGACAATTTTAATGCGAGATAAAGAGCTTAAATCCGGGATGTCTGGTCACTTTAAGCGTAGTCTACAATGAGACTTTAAGACGTAAGacttaagaaattaaccaatcatattcatgatttttttctaaactcaattataatttattaatttcttaagtcTTACGTCTTAAGGTCTCCATTGTAGACCACGCTTTAGGCCAGGTCTACAATAgctgtagtaagccttaaatCGTAAAAAGTGAACCAATTGTATTATTACTCTTTCCTAAAGTCAATTGTAATTGGTTTATTTCTTACagcttaaggcttactacacctattgtagacccggccttACTTTTAATGTAGTTTAATACGTTGACATCCATAGCTATCAACTACCAACACATGTTTTTGACGTTGTATTATCACGTGTTCGACacttaagtataataattgcaattaattgtttgttataatattcgtTCTAACATTATagttttaacataaaaaataaagtctaatatttgcataattctatattattattttattaatgtaatatatgatacatataaaatattaaggaGATACCGAATTACCGACCAAGTTCtaacttaaaaaaacaatatttataaatttttagaaatgagctagaagcctagataaaaaaaaattttgttacagaAAATGTTGTTGCCACACAACATTTTCTGCAACGAAATtttctaagctcatttctaaaagttcacaaatattctttcatgtaaTTCTGATCCAGAAAAAcctgttttattttatgtgtataaattgcaacttttatattaaacaaatatattgttttgttaggttagaactCGGTGCGGCATCTCGTTAAATCGGATTAAATGAAttcaattaaaagtattaacggttaaaaagttaaaaaaaatatacatacattaaaaaaatatatataatacatatattattttatttaatttatatgtttttataattttatctctcaTATAcattactatatgtatatgttattaatatattatcaagtaATTATTTGCATATGACGCTATTAATATGAATGAACGAgtatatttttcgcaaaatttgATGTATTTTTTGAGCCAATTTTTGGcctattactttttattgcttttcGAGTTATCCAATTTCTATTAAAGATCTGTGTCAATGTGTTTccttttcttctatttttaacgCTATGCCTATAGAGTGTTATATGCTTATAAAGCCTGTCCTGAAATCACCAAatgttctttaaataataggtTTTCTCAATCCAATTTTTTGTTAGTAAAATATCGaggaaatatatcatttttttacctttataataaattaagtcttaaattcaaattttattaaactaaacTGTATGAAAAGTgataaaagaatgtaaaattttgttaattttttgattatcttttaattatatttaaattaattacagaatttgctattaaacaaatattcgATGGTTTTGAgacacattatatatgtacgtgtattaaaagttatcgatgaaattttataattgaaactcggtaaataaaatttgtccgtgacaagatattaattgtaaaagctTATACTTATCACATAATGCTTCACTTGAttgatttgtataatttaattataagttatcatcataattagtaatatttaatcgtaCAAAGTAGGCTAACATGAATAGGTTCTTGCATCACTTTTTGTAAGTTTACAAGATACTTTCACTAATTTTTTGTGATGAAAATCTACTGCAATCTTATAATCAATGTCTTATAAGACGAGAAATAATtctgtttttgttaaaaaaaaaattgtttataatgtatttttttgtttctaaccAATATATCATCATTGATAATGACATATTATTGgcgatattattatcaatgagTGAATGTACTTTTGGAAGAATTTATGAAGTTTATCTTTTAAaccaaatattcttttttttcgtaatgtTTACAATactctattaaattttcaatttctctaTTCtctattcaattttcaattttttattttattacaatacggtcaattaaataaatttcttctaaTAGTGCTAAACGTTTTATctagaaaaaatgtttaagcTTCTATTTTTACCAAAATAATCAATCTGATATCAGAAAATACACGTCTTAGTGATCTTTGATCCCGAATGCATTATTCAGATTTGCGGTCGTCGCCACGACGAAAGTATCGAATTAAATGACCGTGCAGACCTGACTGAAAGTTCACGTTACGTcgataacgaaaaatatcttaaagaaAGTTCtggaaaattgttaaaatttctgATTCTTCGTTATAACAATATTGTGATCCAATCACATCCAATTGTGATGTCAAAAACGAAAGAAATTTACGCGacctttttttctctgtcgaaatatacaaatatgttaTTCTCTACTTGTGTTtggcaatataaattaattaagtatactgaaaatattttcttgaatcAACAAATAACTTGGAATCTATTGACTGTGATAACATTCATTTGCAGTGAAAATGCGAAATGCGTAACAGACCTAATTATCAATGcggaataataaagaaagatcttggaatattttagtaatagttataataattgtcgTGCATATGCGcataaaagagaaaacaaaataGTGGGATAAAAAAAGCTAATTTACTTTGATGAataagatgagaaaaaaaaattttaatatttaaataaataataaataaataaatatttaaatttctagcttctgattttataattcaatattgcaataatgtaaacaaatcaatgtaaaaaaatttacctaCGCGAATGTATTTACAGATTATTTTCTATGAAATGCAATATAAATGCATAGATTCCGTATGTtacatatctaatatattgcatcactttgttaaaaaaggatacaattaattattgctaAATCACGCTGTATAATAGGatatcagatattttttactgATACTAAGCGAACAACAtcgatatcgataaaaaaacgtTATCGTGCTAAGTAGTTTCCTCTGTTATCACTACCGGTATCTTGTTATTGGCgattcgataaaatataatcgaattatgaatgcaatttaaaatgtattaattttgttttctaatacaataatttttgtagatatattttacaaagatttTGTTAACATTTTTCACAAGATGATTCAGAATATCACTCTTTATTTTCCACCGAGCTCTTCTAACTTTCCGGCTTCAT belongs to Anoplolepis gracilipes chromosome 4, ASM4749672v1, whole genome shotgun sequence and includes:
- the LOC140664383 gene encoding ras-related protein Rab-36 codes for the protein MLETRSAVYKMMKEKAHDERQITNWPPPFSSEMTPYTETDFGNLIRRTCKNKNLTLRISKVIVIGDVAVGKTSLVNHFCHKLFDNNYKATIGVDFEVERFDILGLPFHLQIWDTAGQERFKCIAASYYRGANVIMVVFDVSNLISLAHCQQWLNEASRSNVGPYHIFLVGAKKDLLITITILGNTSLIRCTT